GCCCCGAGCAAGCGCAGCAAGTCGAGGGGCAGCCAGTGGTGGGTTTCCTTCGGCTACGCTCAGGATGAACTCCTCCCACCCGCGCCTCCAATTTCGCCAGCCGGCGAAATTGCCCTGAGCGAGCCCCGATAGAATCGGGGCGAGTCGAAGGGCCTGTCCACCTCGCGGCGAACCTCCACTCGTGGGTTTCCCTCGGCAGGCTCGGGATAAACTCCTCCCACCCGCGCCTCCACTTCGTTCCGGAGGGGCAAGAGCGGTTGAATTCCGCCGCAGGACAGACTAAGCTTCCCCCGAATCTTTCGATTGATTCGTGAGACGAAAGCTTGCCTGTCTTCCAGCCTGATGCGGCGCAAACCCTTGCTTACGCCGCAGTCGTTCTTTTCGCAGGCCTTTTCCTGAAGCGGAAGATCCGGGTGATCGCCCGGCTGAACATCCCCGCGCCGGTGGTGGGTGGGCTGTTGGCCGCGGTTTTGCTGCTGCTCTTGCACAAGGGCGTGGCCTCGTTTCACTTTGACGCGACCCTCTAGCCCATCCTGATGATTGCTTTCTTCACCACCATCGGCATGAACGCGAGCCTGCCGCTGCTGAAAAAGGGCGGGGTGCAGGTGTTCGTGTTTCTGGCGATGTCCACGTTTCTGTGTTTTGTGCAGAATTTTCTGGGCATGGCCGTCGCCTCCGCCTTCGGCGTTAACCGCCTGGTGGGAGTGATGGCGGGCTCGGTAACGCTGGTGGGTGGCCCGGCTACCGGCCTGGCCTTTGCGCCCATGTTTGAGAAGCTGGGTGTCGCGGCCGCCGATTCGTTGGCCATTTCCGCAGCGACCTTTGGGATCGTTTGTGGCGGGCTGCTCGGGGGCCCGGTCGGCACTTGGATTGTTGAGCGCCGCGTCCTGCGCACGGCGGCCACTCGAAAGTTCCATGCCAGCGGGGATATTTCTGCGATCAGCGAAGCGGGGTCGAGGGTCACGCTCGAAGTCGAGCGCGAGGACACGCCCCTGCTCCGGAACATTATCGTGCTGGCGATCGCCATGGGCATCGGCGCCGTGGTGAGCGCCTACATCCAGGGGCAGGGAATCATCTTGCCCACCTATATCGGCGCCATGCTGGTGGCCTCGGTGCTGCGGAACCTCGACGATCAATTCGGCTGGCTCCGCATCTCCACGCCGGTGATGGACCTGATTGGGAATATCTCGCTGCTTCTTTTCCTGGCTATGGCCCTGCTTAACCTCAAACTCTGGGAGCTGGCGCATCTGGCGACCCCGCTGGTGGTGATTCTGCTGGCGCAAGTGATCGTCATGGGACTGTTCGCCTACCTCATCTCCTTTCCCCTCATGGGCCGGGATTACGATTCAGCGGTGACGGCGGCCGGCTTGATCGGGTTTGCGCTGGGTACCACAGCCAATGCCCTCACGAATATGCGCGCGCTGGTGGAACGCTATGGCCCGGCCCCCCGCGCGTTTCTTGTTGTGCCGCTCGTTGGGGCCTTCTTCATTGACTTCACCAATGCTCTGATTATCACTGCTTTTTTGAACTGGTTCGGAAACTGAGAGCGCTTGGGCAGGACCGCCGGGAGCGGTCCGCAGCTCAAATCCGCCCGGGCGTCCTATTCCCCTCGCGTTGACTTGCCTCTGGGTGCGCCCTAAAATGTGTGGCGCTAATACCCTGATAATGTTTTCAGCGCAATCCTAACGATGGAGGTCGCTATGTCGCTGAAGGCGAAGTTTGCTTTGATTACTGGAAGTTCGCGGGGTATCGGCAGGGGAATCGCTCTGAAGCTCGCGGACAAAGGCGTCAAGGTCGCGATCAACTACTGCAAGAACGAAGCTGCTGCCAAGGATACGCTCGCCAAGATACGGGAGTCCGGTTCCGATGGGTTCGTCATTCAAGCCGACGTATGCCGCCCGGAAGAGATCAGCCGCATGTTTGCGCGAGTCAAGGCCGAGTTCGGCAAGCTCGACATCTTTGTAAGCAACGCGCGAACTGAGGTACCCACCTTCTACCAGGGACCGATGGAAATCACGCTCGACCAATGGGACACGGCCATCAATTCCCAGGCCAAGGCTTTCCTCCTCGGGGTACGGGAGGCGAGCCGCTTGATGGGTAACGGAGGCAGAATGATCGCCATCACCTACGCTCCGGGTGGGCGCACGGGGAGCTGGCAGCCCTGGGTTGCGATGGGGTC
This window of the Candidatus Acidiferrales bacterium genome carries:
- a CDS encoding SDR family oxidoreductase, which encodes MSLKAKFALITGSSRGIGRGIALKLADKGVKVAINYCKNEAAAKDTLAKIRESGSDGFVIQADVCRPEEISRMFARVKAEFGKLDIFVSNARTEVPTFYQGPMEITLDQWDTAINSQAKAFLLGVREASRLMGNGGRMIAITYAPGGRTGSWQPWVAMGSAKIAMESLCRYFAVALAKRGITVNAISPGWIEDSVLNTLPQEVQKAIRTWHEGGWTPMGRLGTPGDIGNAVALLCSEEASWITGQLIAVDGGASLMDPGLPLEIQRG